Within Actinosynnema pretiosum, the genomic segment GCCGCGGGCCACCGCGTCCTCGGCCTCGACCGGCGCTGGCACGGCGAGTCCGCCCGCCCGCCGCACGGCCACCGCCTCTCCCGCCACGGCAAGGACCTCCACGACGCCCTCGTCGCCCTCGACCTGCGCGACGCCGTCCTCGTCGGCGGCTCCATGGGCGTCGGCGCGATCTGGGCCTGCCTGAGCCTGTTCGGCGCCGACCGGGTCAGGGGCGTCGTCAGCGTCGACCAGACCCCCAAGATGATCAACTCCGCCGACTGGCCCTACGGCTTCTACGGCCTCACCGAGCAGAACTCCGGCGACTTCTTCGCCAGGGGCGTCCCCAAGACCGGCCGCGGCCACTCCGCCGCCAAGTCCCTCAAGTCCGCCGCCCGCCTGGTCAAGAAGGCGGGCATGGGCGCCGTCCCCAACGACCCCGGCAAGGAGACCTGGCCGCTCCTGCACGACCACGCCCACCAGGACTGGCGCGACGTCGTCCAGCGCTGCCCCGTCCCCGTCCTCATGATCGCTGGCCGCGACTCGCAGCTCTGGCCCTGGCAGCACGCCGAGGCCGCCGTCGCGGGCAACCCCGACGGCCGCGCCGTCGTCGTCGACGACTGCGGCCACGGGGCCAACTTCGACCAGCCCGACCGGGTCAACGCCGAGATCCTGGCGTTCCTGGGGGACCTGTGAGCCTGCTCGACGCCCTGGCCGACCTCGCCCTGCCCGATCCGGCCCTCACCGACCCCGACGTCCTCGCG encodes:
- a CDS encoding alpha/beta fold hydrolase, which codes for MPTITTNDGVDLHVADEGTGSPVVLVAGYGAPATSWAFQTEALLAAGHRVLGLDRRWHGESARPPHGHRLSRHGKDLHDALVALDLRDAVLVGGSMGVGAIWACLSLFGADRVRGVVSVDQTPKMINSADWPYGFYGLTEQNSGDFFARGVPKTGRGHSAAKSLKSAARLVKKAGMGAVPNDPGKETWPLLHDHAHQDWRDVVQRCPVPVLMIAGRDSQLWPWQHAEAAVAGNPDGRAVVVDDCGHGANFDQPDRVNAEILAFLGDL